Part of the Woronichinia naegeliana WA131 genome, CTTTTGCCTAAATTCCTTGCCGCTAAACTTGACCCTTTTCCAAGTCCTGATAGACTTACTTTGGCCGCATAGTCATTACCTTCTCTGCCATCCATAAACTTCCCACTGTCCAGTTTCTAACACTCCTTTTAGTAATATTGCAAATATTTCGGCTGGCACATTCATCATTCTTTTTGATACTGCCTGTTTGCTTACTTTTAATGATGCTACCCATAGCAATCCCTCTTCCTCTAACAGTCTTACCGCTTCACTTATACCCGCTATTTGACGATACACTATACTTAACACTAATGCCACCATTACTGGTAAATTTAATGGGTACATCCCGGATAAAGTAGTACATAGAATCTGGGGTAAAATGGAAAAAAACTGATGAGCGAAAAAAGTATGTTACCGATTCCCCCAGAAGAAAAAGCACTGTTAAAACAGCATCTCACCGAATCAGCCCGTATCCTGCGCAAATATACGGAACCAGAGAAACAGAAGGACTTTGGAAGCATCGAAGTAGAAGTCAGAACCCAGATGTTAGAAATTGTGGGGCCAACAATGGGGGAGTTTTTTTTTCAGAAGGGGGAAAAAAACGGTCTGGAAACAAGCGAAAAATCAAAACCCTAGTCGGAGAAGTGGAAATAAGCCAAAAACAAGCCAGAAAACTAAAGGTGTCGCCAAAAATCGTCTTAAGTCCAGGTTTAGAGAAATGCTGTCTAAGAGCCAGTGCGAAAACATCCTACCAACAAGCAGAAGAAGATATAGAGGAGTTGATGGGGATAAAAGTAGGACATAGCAGTTTACATCGCTTGGTAGAACGGACAGAACTGCCCTTAGCTCAAGCTCAGTCAGAGAGTGCGGGGGTCAGTATAGATGGGGGAAAGATTTGTCTGCGGGGCGAGGAGAAGGAAGGGGGACAGTGGCGAGATTATAAACTGGTGAGTCTTCATGGCAATGTCTGTGAAGCCTTTTTCCAAGACCCAGAGGGCTTAAAGAATTGGAGCAATGTTCAACCTTTGTCTCCAATAGTGACCTTTTTGGGAGATGGTCATCCCGCAATCTGGAATGCGGTAGAGAGTTTCGCCACTCAATCGTGGCTGATACGACGAGAGGTGTTGGATTGGTATCATCTCAAGGAGAATCTGTTCAAAGTGGGTGGCTCTCTCAAACGGCTAGAAGCAGTGGAGCATTTACTGTGGCGGGGTTTTGTGAACAAGGCAATAGATGCGTTTGATGGAGTCAAAAGCAAGAGGGCAAAGAATTTTCAAGCCTATTTGACGAAGCATTATCAGCGTATCCCTGATTACCAATACTATCAACAGCTTGGTATTGTGATTGGTTCTGGTGATGTGGAGTCTAAGATTAAACAGGTGGGAGCTAGGGTTAAATTGTCGGGAGCACGTTGGCATCTTCATAATGTTTCTCGTATTCTTCGGCTACGATGTGCTTATCTCAATCACTCTCCTCTTTTGAGTGTCAATGTATTATCTTAAGTGGGATGCACCCATTTAATACCCTATCTCTCATCATTTTCTCATGAGTTCCCTGTAAATATTTTAATGGTGTAAACATTGTGGGTTCTAGTAATTCAAACAACTCTTTTGTTATTTCAGGGATTTCTACCCCTGGCTGATTTGTCTTACGACGTAAGTCTGGGTTTCCTTTTCTCCGAGGATGTTGTCTTGCCATTTGTTTTTTGCTCACTTTTTTATATACTAACCTTTTTTTCAGCCTACTCTTACTTCCGCCTGCTTTTAGGCTAATCTTTTGTGAGTAGGCATTTTGGCTTAAGTTGACACCAATGGAGAATGGCTCTCAAAAATGTTTAAAGGCGATCGGCTGATTGACTGACTAAACATGGGAGAGAAAAGGCTAAAAGGCTTGTCAGAAGGGGTGCGACCTTTAGTTGATAAAAGCTGTTGTAATCAGGGTTCTACAGGGAACCCATATTGATCAAGTTTTGCCCAAAATTGACTCCATCGTTCCTTGGTCAATACCAAAGCTCGTAGGCTCAAAATAATTCCTGCTCCTTTTTCCTTCCATCGCATCCCTGAACAACATAATCGTTGTTTGACCAACGTCTTACAAGCTGCTTCCATAACACCTGAACCAATCGGATACTTTTTCTCTATGTATTCAGCATAATCCATTTGATGCTGATGATTCTCGTAATAAGTAATCGCCGCTTGTAGTTTCTCGGTAAGATTCTTAGAATGACTTTTTTCTTCTTTGACTTCTTTCATCAGATTTAGCAGTTCTCCTGCTTTTCCTTTTTCATGCTTGAGTTCTCGACAATTTTCAGTCAACCATTCTTTTTGTTTTGACACGGTATTCGGATGCAACG contains:
- a CDS encoding ISKra4 family transposase, whose protein sequence is MKTLVGEVEISQKQARKLKVSPKIVLSPGLEKCCLRASAKTSYQQAEEDIEELMGIKVGHSSLHRLVERTELPLAQAQSESAGVSIDGGKICLRGEEKEGGQWRDYKLVSLHGNVCEAFFQDPEGLKNWSNVQPLSPIVTFLGDGHPAIWNAVESFATQSWLIRREVLDWYHLKENLFKVGGSLKRLEAVEHLLWRGFVNKAIDAFDGVKSKRAKNFQAYLTKHYQRIPDYQYYQQLGIVIGSGDVESKIKQVGARVKLSGARWHLHNVSRILRLRCAYLNHSPLLSVNVLS